In Triticum urartu cultivar G1812 chromosome 6, Tu2.1, whole genome shotgun sequence, the following proteins share a genomic window:
- the LOC125512967 gene encoding cinnamoyl-CoA reductase 1-like, giving the protein MRAKAKLVEIRTGSRLILICYCYLVLAHSRLCKQHPSTITMQSSSKAGGNGDEEHLVCVTGAGSFIGSWVVKELLLRGYHVRGTARDPAGRKNVHLLALDGAGERLTLCRADVMHGDSLRAAFRGCRGVFHVASPVSNDPELVPEAVEGTRNVVNAAADAGVRRLVFTSSYGAVHMDPNRSPDIVVDESCWSDYDYCKQTGNLYCCAKMMAEVVAKEAATKRGLELAVVVPATTIGPALQQTLNFSSDHVARYLTGAKPAYQNVVTAYIDVRDVARAHTLVYEHPDARGHRYICVSAVLHRAHFVRLLKDLYPQYPVTAKREDDGKPMAREYRFSNQKLGDLGLEFTDMRTSLYETVICLQHRGHVPVIVPRHRACL; this is encoded by the exons ATGCGTGCAAAAGCTAAATTAGTCGAGATACGCACTGGCTCACGTCTCATCCTAATTTGTTATTGTTATCTCGTTCTAGCACACTCCAGACTCTGCAAACAGCACCCGTCGACCATCACCATGCAGTCCAGCTCCAAGGCCGGCGGCAATGGCGACGAGGAGCACCTGGTTTGCGTGACGGGGGCGGGGAGCTTCATCGGCTCGTGGGTGGTCAAGGAGCTCCTCCTCCGTGGCTACCATGTCCGGGGAACCGCCAGAGATCCCG CTGGCCGCAAGAACGTGCACTTGCTGGCGCTGGATGGCGCCGGCGAGAGGCTCACGCTTTGCCGTGCCGACGTCATGCACGGCGACAGCCTCCGCGCTGCGTTCCGGGGCTGCCGCGGCGTGTTCCACGTCGCCTCCCCGGTCTCCAACGACCCC GAGCTCGTGCCGGAGGCCGTAGAGGGGACGAGGAATGTGGTCAACGCGGCGGCGGACGCTGGTGTGCGGCGCTTGGTGTTCACTTCCTCCTACGGCGCCGTGCACATGGACCCCAATCGGAGCCCCGACATCGTCGTCGACGAGTCGTGCTGGAGCGACTACGACTACTGCAAACAAACCGGC AATCTGTACTGCTGCGCTAAGATGATGGCGGAGGTCGTCGCGAAGGAGGCGGCGACCAAGAGGGGGCTGGAGCTGGCGgtggtggtgccggcgacgaccATCGGTCCTGCCCTACAGCAAACGCTCAACTTCAGCAGTGACCACGTCGCCCGCTACCTCACAGGCGCCAAGCCGGCCTACCAGAACGTCGTCACCGCCTACATCGATGTCCGAGACGTCGCCCGCGCGCACACCCTTGTCTACGAGCACCCTGACGCGCGCGGCCATCGCTACATCTGCGTCAGTGCCGTGCTGCACCGCGCCCACTTCGTCCGACTCCTCAAGGACCTCTACCCGCAGTACCCCGTCACCGCCAAGCGCGAAGACGACGGCAAGCCGATGGCGAGGGAGTACAGGTTCTCGAATCAGAAGCTCGGGGATCTGGGCTTGGAGTTCACTGACATGAGGACAAGTTTGTACGAGACGGTGATTTGCCTGCAGCACAGGGGCCATGTCCCTGTCATCGTGCCACGTCATCGTGCATGTTTGTGA